One segment of Macrotis lagotis isolate mMagLag1 chromosome 1, bilby.v1.9.chrom.fasta, whole genome shotgun sequence DNA contains the following:
- the LOC141513057 gene encoding T-cell surface glycoprotein CD8 beta chain-like, with protein sequence MQLPWLSLLFSVQIAGISRGPVIIQSPETLLVQTDKEAKLFCEIRSSKSNYGIFWFRLITPPNPDNHYQFLVHSDSKSVSHGEGIISEHFIVSSDPYRSTLRLLNLKPSDSGIYICTIIDSPKLVFGRGTQVNVVDILPTTPAPTKKTTPKRKVCNTKPSNSVQKNGPFCSALPLSLLMGCIMTLLIPLIVIIRQNYLWNVARRHFVKQLQR encoded by the exons GAATCTCCAGAGGCCCAGTTATTATCCAGAGCCCAGAAACCCTCCTAGTGCAGACTGACAAGGAGGCAAAGCTCTTCTGTGAGATCAGATCATCCAAAAGCAATTATGGAATCTTCTGGTTTCGTCTGATCACGCCTCCTAACCCTGACAATCATTATCAATTTCTGGTTCATTCAGACTCCAAGTCTGTCTCTCATGGGGAAGGCATCATTTCAGAACATTTCATTGTGTCCTCTGACCCATACAGGTCCACCCTCCGGCTTCTGAATTTGAAGCCTTCCGACAGTGGTATCTACATCTGCACCATTATTGATAGCCCTAAACTGGTCTTTGGAAGAGGAACCCAGGTGAACGTGG TTGACATCTTGCCTACAACCCCTGCACCCACCAAAAAGACCACCCCCAAGAGGAAAGTGTGCAACACAAAACCTTCAAACAGCGTTCAAAAGAATG GTCCCTTCTGCAGTGCCCTCCCCCTAAGCCTTCTGATGGGATGTATCATGACTTTGCTGATTCCGCTTATTGTGATAATCCGACAGAACT aTTTATGGAATGTAGCTCGTCGTCACTTTGTTAAACA GCTTCAAAGATGA